From the Quercus lobata isolate SW786 chromosome 6, ValleyOak3.0 Primary Assembly, whole genome shotgun sequence genome, one window contains:
- the LOC115949629 gene encoding cellulose synthase A catalytic subunit 7 [UDP-forming]-like codes for MEGSLPLHICHVNPLSIFINRSHTFIHSIALALLIYYRASFLSQHPKTSATPILPWLLVFVAELVLSFIWLIGQAYRWRPVSRTVFPERLPEDDKLPAIDVFIFTVDPNKEPTLKVMNTVLSAMALDYPQGKLHVYVSDDGGSPVTLHGLKEAWRFAKWWLPFCRRYRIKTRCPEAYFSASNDDDDEGFGSSEFITERKKTQERYEMFKKSITEVKERGRLGDNSRITAQDHPSVIEVIQDDSDDKVQEDQENIPLLVYVAREKRPSHPHHFKAGAVNVLQRVSSVISNSPYILALDCDMYCNDPTSARQAMCFHLDPKISPTLAFVQFPQRFHNICKNDIYDAQLRSAYSLMWCGLDGLQGPVLSGTGFYIKRVSLCGSFIHEDVDLTELKQSFGSSNELIKSLHGNYEPNAINGQQELLKETQVLASCTYENDTKWGKEVGFLYDSVAEDFFTGFILQCKGWTSVYCNPSRAQFLGSGSANLNDLMIQGMRWSSGLIEVGFSKFCPLIYGPPRMSFLESMCYGELSFFPFYFLPLWCFATIPQLCLLNGIPLYPKVSSSYFVIFLFIFLSSLAKLLQEILFTGGSFLSWVNEQRIWMMKSVTFHLYGTLDGIMKRIGIKEASFVPSNKVDDDEQLKLYEMGKFGFQIPNIFLVPMVALIILNMASFVGGLVRVVFLGDWDNMFVQVFISFYILVINFPIIEGMIIRKDKGRVQPSVTLLSAMFSTIFLLVGSFILHC; via the exons ATGGAAGGCTCGCTTCCTCTCCACATATGCCATGTCAACCCTCTATCCATATTCATCAACAGATCACATACTTTTATCCACTCCATAGCTTTAGCTCTTTTGATTTACTACAGAGCCTCCTTTCTCTCCCAACACCCCAAGACCAGTGCCACACCAATTCTACCATGGCTTCTTGTGTTCGTTGCTGAGCTCGTGCTCTCTTTCATATGGCTCATCGGCCAAGCCTATCGCTGGCGTCCCGTTTCTCGAACAGTCTTTCCAGAAAGATTGCCAGAGGATGATAAGCTCCCGGCGATTGACGTGTTTATATTCACCGTGGATCCAAATAAGGAGCCAACTTTGAAGGTGATGAACACTGTGTTATCGGCCATGGCGCTGGATTATCCACAAGGGAAGCTTCACGTGTATGTTTCAGATGATGGGGGGTCTCCTGTAACTTTGCATGGTTTGAAGGAGGCTTGGCGGTTTGCAAAGTGGTGGCTTCCTTTTTGTAGGAGGTACAGAATCAAGACAAGGTGCCCGGAGGCTTATTTCTCGGCTTCaaacgatgatgatgatgaagggTTTGGGAGTTCTGAGTTTATCACAGAGAGAAAGAAGACTCAG GAAAGATACGAGATGTTCAAGAAATCTATAACTGAagtaaaagagagaggaagactTGGTGACAACAGTAGGATCACTGCTCAAGATCACCCTTCTGTTATTGAG GTGATACAAGATGATTCCGATGATAAAGTacaagaagaccaagaaaatATTCCACTTCTTGTTTATGTTGCTCGTGAGAAAAGGCCTTCTCATCCCCATCATTTTAAAGCCGGAGCAGTCAATGTTCTT CAACGAGTCTCTAGCGTGATAAGCAACTCCCCCTACATATTGGCACTTGATTGTGACATGTATTGCAATGACCCGACTTCAGCTAGGCAAGCAATGTGTTTCCACCTTGATCCTAAGATCTCGCCCACACTTGCTTTTGTTCAATTTCCTCAGAGATTCCACAACATCTGTAAGAACGACATCTATGATGCTCAACTGAGATCAGCATATTCG TTAATGTGGTGTGGTCTAGATGGGCTCCAGGGACCTGTATTGTCTGGCACTGGCTTTTATATCAAGAGGGTGTCATTATGTGGAAGTTTCATACACGAAg ATGTTGATCTCACGGAACTTAAACAGTCATTTGGTTCATCCAATGAATTAATCAAATCCCTTCACGGAAACTACGAGCCTAATGCGATCAATGGTCAACAAGAATTGTTGAAAGAGACTCAAGTATTAGCCTCCTGCACCTATGAAAATGACACTAAATGGGGCAAAGAG GTTGGTTTCCTATATGATTCTGTGGCAGAAGATTTCTTTACCGGGTTCATCTTACAGTGCAAAGGTTGGACCTCGGTTTATTGTAATCCATCGAGGGCACAATTCTTAGGAAGCGGCAGTGCGAATTTGAATGACTTAATGATTCAAGGCATGAGATGGAGCTCTGGGTTGATAGAAGTCGGTTTCTCAAAGTTTTGTCCCCTCATATATGGTCCACCAAGGATGTCATTTCTTGAGAGCATGTGCTATGGAGAACTGtcatttttccctttctatTTCTTGCCATTATGGTGTTTTGCCACTATTCCACAATTGTGTTTACTCAATGGAATCCCATTGTACCCTAAG GTTTCAAGCtcatattttgttatatttttgttcatCTTTTTATCGTCTCTAGCTAAACTTTTGCAAGAAATCCTCTTTACTGGAGGGTCATTCCTCTCATGGGTAAATGAACAAAGGATATGGATGATGAAGTCAGTTACATTTCACTTATATGGAACCTTAGATGGTATTATGAAGCGTATTGGTATTAAAGAAGCCAGTTTTGTGCCCAGCAACAAAGTTGATGACGATGAACAACTCAAATTATACGAAATGGGCAAATTTGGTTTCCAAATACcaaacatttttcttgttcctATGGTTGCTCTTATCATCTTGAACATGGCTTCGTTTGTTGGTGGACTTGTCAGAGTGGTCTTTTTGGGCGATTGGGACAATATGTTTGTGCAAGTTTTCATCTCATTCTACATCTTAGTTATAAATTTTCCAATAATTGAGGGGATGATAATAAGGAAGGACAAGGGACGTGTTCAACCATCAGTTACTCTATTATCTGCTATGTTTTCCACAATTTTCTTGTTAGTGGGATCATTCATTCTCCATTGCTAA